ACGGGTGCTTTGACTGGCATTCGGCCGTGCACGGGCACTGGATGCTGGTGCGCCTGCTGAAATTATATCCAGACCTACCGGAGGCGGCGGCGATACAGCAGGCTTTAAATGCCAATCTGACGGAGGAAAATCTCAGGATAGAAGTCGAGTACCTGCATCAGGAAGGCCGCAAGTCATTCGAAAGGACCTACGGCTGGGCCTGGCTGCTGAAGCTGGCGGAGGAGCTGCAGGGCTGGGATGATGCCGACGGCAGGGTATGGTCGCGTAATCTGGAAGCGCTTGCTCGAGCCATCGTGGAGCGCTACTCGGACTTTCTGCCGCGACAGACATATCCTATTCGTACCGGCGTTCACCCCAATACCGCTTTTGGAATCGCATTCGCGCTGGATTATGCGCGCAAAGTAAACGACAGCGAATTCGAAGAGCTGCTGCTGGAACGGAGCCTGGCATATTACCAGGGGGACCAGAGCTGCGCGGCGGACTGGGAACCAAGCGGCGAAGACTTTTTCTCGCCCTGTCTGGTGGAGGCCGATCTGATGCGGAGGGTGCTGAAGCCGACGGACTTCCGGGAATGGTTCCGCCTGTTCATGCCGGGACTGATCAGGGGGGAACTTAAAAATATACTTGAGCCGGCCATCGTAGCGGACCGAAGCGATCCCAAGATCGTCCACCTCGATGGTCTAAACATCAGCCGGGCGTGGTGCATGATGGGCATTGCTTCCAGCCTTCCGGCGGACAGCCCGCTGAGAGAAATGCTATTGCAGGCCGCAGCCCGACACGCCGCAGCCTCACTGGACTACGTTACCAGCGGGCAATACGTAGGGGAACACTGGCTGGCGTCGTTTGCCGTGTATCTGTTAGCAATGCAAGGCGGAATGACGGGTTAGGCTAATCCCAGTCCTCCAAGACCCGGTGGGCATGGCCGGGGGGCTTGACCTTGGTTGTTGAGGAATCTCAGCCTGCTATCAGGAAGAGATATCCTTCATCCACCAGACGGCGGATTCAGGATGACAAGCAAGGCTTGGGTTCACGGCGGTCCTCAAGAATCAGCGCGATGGCTTCCTTCAGGCTCTGAAGGCATTCCTCCCGGGTGCGGCCCTGGCCATTGGCGCCGGGGACCTCGGGGCAATAGGCGATATACCAGTCGCCGTCTTTTTCCATTACAGCCGTAAATTCGTTATGCATAGCCAAGACCTCCTGGATGCAAGTTATTCCGTTTGGACACCCCACGCAAGCAGGTATAGGGGTAGAGTGAAGGAAGTGCGTCACCCCGGTTTTCCAGGATCTCCTTGGCGTGGCCGGCGGGCTTGACTTCCGGAGTAGACCTTGTAGATGGTGCTGGCAACACCTAAAATCGGACGAACCTGGAGGTTGATCCGTCACCGGTTAGGTGTCTTAAAAAACAGCACTAGTTGATATTCCAAGAAGCCAGTGATCAAGTGAATAATTATCCAACTCGAAGGAGGAGCATTATGAACCTAAAATCGTTTCCAGCCGCTCGCTTGTTAGTTGCCGTTCTGCTCATTTGCCCCGCTTTAGCTTCGGCGCAGGAGCTGAAGTCGATCCAGCTACTGAAGCCGGAAATTGACCGCGGCAGACCACTGATGCAGGTGTTGAATGACAGAAGGTCTACACGCGAATTCAGTACCGAGAAGTTGCCCCTGCAGGAGCTATCAAATC
Above is a window of Candidatus Neomarinimicrobiota bacterium DNA encoding:
- a CDS encoding DUF2891 domain-containing protein — translated: LIGCKGDSREATGRQMSREDSLAGLQLDQNAATGFAQLALNCIQREYPNKLDHVMNDPGEVQPPAVLHPAFYGCFDWHSAVHGHWMLVRLLKLYPDLPEAAAIQQALNANLTEENLRIEVEYLHQEGRKSFERTYGWAWLLKLAEELQGWDDADGRVWSRNLEALARAIVERYSDFLPRQTYPIRTGVHPNTAFGIAFALDYARKVNDSEFEELLLERSLAYYQGDQSCAADWEPSGEDFFSPCLVEADLMRRVLKPTDFREWFRLFMPGLIRGELKNILEPAIVADRSDPKIVHLDGLNISRAWCMMGIASSLPADSPLREMLLQAAARHAAASLDYVTSGQYVGEHWLASFAVYLLAMQGGMTG
- a CDS encoding type II toxin-antitoxin system HicB family antitoxin — its product is MHNEFTAVMEKDGDWYIAYCPEVPGANGQGRTREECLQSLKEAIALILEDRREPKPCLSS